Within the Erpetoichthys calabaricus chromosome 1, fErpCal1.3, whole genome shotgun sequence genome, the region GTTACTGCTCAAATTGCCCAGTTACTTGGAACCATACTTACCTCACTGTCCACGCTTTCATACTTCAATCCAACTAAATAAGTCAGTTTTAAACTAAAGTTAAAATTCACAAAACCTGGCCCTACTAACAATCTGCTGaatattaatgaaaaacatttatttaacagaCTCATGACATACATTAAAGAGGCAGATAAATCAAACatactcctggggcctcatgtataaaactttgTTTAGATTCTTTACTAAAAGTTTGCTTACGGtagaaaggcaaaaacagcactTTCAACCACTCCCTGTCACTTCCCGCCAGTAACCGTGCATGGCTTAACAAGCACTCTTTATGAACAGTCATGAGCTAATCATCATAAAATATGGCCAAGTTCCTGAGTGAGATCTTTACTTTCAAACCAGAAAACGAAACTTCAATAAATGTGAATTTGAGGCATTATGGATGCattatgttactaaaataagtctcaaataaagtgttttttcccCTCATTTGTTAAGGCAATAATTAATGTAatatgtgtgttcatcctgcaatgtGCTGGTGCTTTGTCCAGGCAATTTTCCTACAAGActaagataggctccagctgcaccctgccctggatacgTGGGTTTAAAGGATGAATCAATAAATGCTATAAAATGCCCTGCCCAAAGAACTCTAACATGCACGTCTTCAGTCCTTAAAACAGACAGGGGATTTTCTCTGTACACTTTTAATTATAGGTTAGTAAACGGTTTTATGGTTCACTTGAGAGAAGTTATTTTGACTTTTGACTAGCATAGAGCATCATTCTCTTTTACTTCCCTTAAAGATACTCCCGTTATCAAACAAATCCTCAGTTGTTAGCATTAGCAATTAAATATTAGTGCATGTAGTAGCAAATTATGCCTGCCAATACAAACAGCAGCACTGAGGTGTAAGGAAATCTCTTAAAACATCATACTgtgatgaaatatttaaaaaacaaaaatgtgaggaGTCTCTGTGATGAAGCAAACAAATAACATTACAACTTCCAAATCAGTTAAATTCACATACCGAATGTTACACTATTCATACTTTAagttcttaaaataagaaagtgcttatttgccacaattgaagagctcagttccaaaatcagctaagtataaaagataaattttggcgataaataggaaaatctgggtccataagcagattttgaaagtaaatccctaaaactatagcgcaacactgttgcaattagcaggttttgaagctcaaacatattttcggcacatgaccaactgcatgaaaagtcacaatctcgtgttcactaaattttaccaaaaggtgtaattagcagattttggaactcacatcttcaattacaatatgtagtcaaacaaacttaaaaacatgttttctgtaatttaaatatcattaatggtATGCATGACCTTTTTCATGATAAAGACTGACTCACAAGCCGATTCAGATGTCCTTgtgtttatgttaggtagaatgcctagagggggctgggcggtctcatggcctaggagcccctgcagatttttattattttttccagccgtctggagttttttttttccctttttctgtcctccctggccattagaccttacttttattctatgttaattagtgttcccaaaatttattttatttattttgtcttttttccctttcttcatcatgtaaaacactttgagctacatcatttgtatgaaaatgtgctatataaataaatgttgttgttgtcctaGAGCTGTCcacttggagttgtgtgctgaaaaAGAGCCTATATTATAGAGTTCACCATGTGGAAATTATTCAGTACCTGTTCTGTTATAGGTTTAGAACAACtgggtttaaaaaaatggattgaAGATGGATGGACCGACATCAAAATAgaactgacattttattgaaatatGCAATGAAACCAGATTTtttgttcacttcattgtcctgctgcctgGAGTCTCTAAAATGCAAACACCAAAAAGGTCTGCAAAGGACTTGCGAATGGTTGAAACTTTAAGCCAATTTCTAAGCTAAgtctgtgttttataaataaaaacttttgcaTATAAATAGCTTACATGTTTCCGAGCATAAGCAAGTtttatacttgaggccccagATATCTAATACAAAATTTCTGCATTGAGCCTGCAAATCCCTGCATGTTTTGGAAATGTTAATGATAGAATGTAAACAAGGAAGGAAGCAAAATTTAACTTGCTTTATGATGATAGATGGAAAATGAGCATGTGTTCTCTTATACCAAAGCTAAGAGAAATAAACAAGTTAAGAATATTTAATCACCCTATTGCATTATTTCAGTAATACTTGTATATCAGTTAAGAGCAAACATACTGCATCAAGGAACATATCCTGGTTCCTCAAAAGGTAATACATATTTATTACTTGCTATGGCAACTTCAAACTATACACAAAATATCCATAAGATGACGGGGTTGTGACCAGCTAGGTTTGTTACTCAGTCGCACAGATGCATGATGTTAATGAGACCAGGGTTCATTCTCCATGTCCtccatggagcttgcatgttctccctgttgtCTGCGGGGGTTTCCTCTAGGTaccccagtttcctcccacagtccaaagaaatgcaggttaggtggattgctgaagccaaattggccctagtatgtatgcgtgtgtgtgctcACCCTATGATGGACCGGTGCTCTGTCCAGGGAAACTGCCCgtgccttttgccctgtgcttgctgggatagactccaaaCCCTCCCCACCTCAACCCGTGACCTTACTCTGGATTAAGCAGACTTTGAAAATGGTATGGTTTGTTAATATATCATAAAAGCAACATGTATAATATATTCCATTGGCATGTGCTGTGGTCGGCTTTAATATAGGACCATATTAGTCACTGACAGCCACAGTGGAACTCTGCAGAAGAGTCTTTAATTGTGCTGTAACTGCATCCAACACATGCCACATGATACCATGCATCACAATCATCACACTGAACCCACTGTACGGTTTCCTCTTGTGGGAAATGGCAACGCTGGGCAGCACATGGTTCTCCATGAACTGTTTCAGATGGCAGCCATCtcatttttcttccactctgaACAGGACATTGAGAATGATAAATTTCACAACCAGAAACCTTAGGGGACATCTCCCCATAATGAGCATGTGAAACCACTTGGTCAACTGgatgttttcttggtcttccacgccttttcctaaaattaaaaaaggggTTTTAGTTTAGTGGCATCCATGTTATGAAATAATCTGAACATTTCTAGGAAAAAACAATTGCACGGTCATGTAACTTGTCTTGGTTAAAGGTCATACAGTGAATTAGTGGTAGAGATCAATCTTTCATCTTTATATACTACCAAACAAATGGTTGCTGACATTACATTTACCTGTTTATGTTTCAAAATTATGTTTTCAATTTATATTGAAcatcattttttcatattataattaTAGTCATTGAATGGTATGCTGGGTAGATAAGTTGAAGTGTACTTAACAAGGATACATTGaattaaaaaacacaagtaaaatgGGGTAGGGGTACCTATGGGGGCAATACGGTTTGTACAGCTACCTTATAAGTCCATCACCCTAGATTTGAGTCCCATAACAAGCGAATTTCCCTCcttttgtgtgcatgtgtttcgctCCAGGTACCCCTATTTCCGTCCACATCCCTAAAGACAAACGTGACAATGCACTGGAAATCTCATTTTGCTCTAGTGTCATTAACTGTGCATTTGGGTTGCAAGGGACAGGAGTTTATTTCAGTAGAATCAGGTGCAAGACAGGTACTAACCCTGGATAGAATGCTGCATTGAGAAAGTATGAAAAATGCATGAAACGCAAAGATTTTCACAGAATTATCATGCTGCGGTAATTTAGAAAGGCCATTCTAAAAGTTTTtaaatttgaggaaaaaaaaaaaatcagaatacagTATCTAAAGAAAACTTTGGAAAATGTGAAGAATATAGATTGTATATTAGCAGCAACACTGCTACCTCTACAGAAATCtagtaaaaaaagaattaatagaaataaaggaaattaatgttactttttacaAAACATCTCTTTATATAATAAGTGGACTTGCTACAGCTTGCAGATCTCTCAGTCCTCAAACCCACAGTTCACACATGTAATTTTAGTTATAAGATAAAGCATCCATGGCTTGAAATCTATGCTTGAATACGGTCTTAAGTGTAGACATTTTCTTCATGTTCAAATAGATCATTCTTCAGGCACTCTGGCTTACTTCTTAAATCCTAAAGTCGTGCATTAAATTGATAAATACATTCATAGAATGCCATGTGCGACTGAGCCTTGCGATAGACTACTGTCCTATTCAGAGTTGgcacctgccttgcacccagtgctactaGGATATGATCCATTGGACAGCAaccctaaactgaattaagcTGGTTTTTAAAGGTTAATGTTATTAATAAACCTTTTGCCATCTGTTCTGTTACTTACCCAGTAGGCGTGATATGCAACTTTTGGAGCATTTTTCGATTTGCTTCACCTTGTGCTTTATCAGTACTCTTCTTCCGCATCTCTATTCCTCTTTCTTGTTCACTCTTTAGGCGTATAGGAGGTGATGATGATGGGCCAAGTACattattacattctttattattCTTCTCCCTTGTTAATGGTGAGTGATAAACTATATCACTATGAACCCTCCTACGCCTCCCCTGTGGTGCTGCATCACTCTGAAGGTGCTCGTCAGTGTTGGTCTGTGCAACTCTATACAGTTCATGTTCAGCATCTGACTCAGATTTGCAGTGTCTTCTTTTGGCTGCACTCTGCATTACTTCCTCTGAAAAGCGCTGTATTTCATCTTCCAACTCTGGTAATACAGTGTGAGCCGACTTCCTCCTGTTCTTGGACGCTCTTCCACCAGAAGATGAAGGGGAGGATAAGGATGATGGCTGAGATGATGCAGGCATGTGTAGGAAAATTCCTTCACTTGCGCTAACAGGAGGCAAGGTGAAGGCAAGTTTTGGCCGACTCATAGCTACATTTGATTTTTCTGGATGAAAGGTTAGTGGTCGTGTTTGTAGTTTACTAATGCTACCGATTGAATTAAGTATAAGTGTGGCTCGACCTCCTGGTGATGAAGTCAGTGGTCGGCGAGTGAGCTCTTTCACTCCTTCTTTGCTGGGGGAGACAGGGGTGAAGCCATGTGGCACCAAGGAACTTTTCAAGGAAGCAGAATTAGTGACCTTTGGTTTGGTGATTGCATCAAAATCCTGAGGTCGCAGTTGAACCTTCTGAAAGAGGAAATAGAATTCACAGTGATCTTGTGGAGAGACATTATAACCAGGTAGATCTTCTTGCAATCCAAAAATCAAGGTATCTCCATCATTGAGCTCCACACGTTCCCCTCGTTGCAAACGCATGTCATTCACCAATGTACCtagaaaaacagaattcaaatgGTAAGCAAAAGTTTCAATCTATTCATCAAAGTGGTAAATACAGCAGCACCTCATAAATCACCTACAATCCTAACCAAAGCATTCACAACtacaacaaaattttttttcataaatatggTAACCTGAGGATAATACAA harbors:
- the tcf19l gene encoding transcription factor 19 — encoded protein: MLSEVQPCFQLLRIGSSPISSCVSNKDLYTFRPALARCVFRLGRQVDICDVVLQSESCLISRLHAEIQAERDEENTTADWRVFIVDHSTNGTLVNDMRLQRGERVELNDGDTLIFGLQEDLPGYNVSPQDHCEFYFLFQKVQLRPQDFDAITKPKVTNSASLKSSLVPHGFTPVSPSKEGVKELTRRPLTSSPGGRATLILNSIGSISKLQTRPLTFHPEKSNVAMSRPKLAFTLPPVSASEGIFLHMPASSQPSSLSSPSSSGGRASKNRRKSAHTVLPELEDEIQRFSEEVMQSAAKRRHCKSESDAEHELYRVAQTNTDEHLQSDAAPQGRRRRVHSDIVYHSPLTREKNNKECNNVLGPSSSPPIRLKSEQERGIEMRKKSTDKAQGEANRKMLQKLHITPTGKRRGRPRKHPVDQVVSHAHYGEMSPKVSGCEIYHSQCPVQSGRKMRWLPSETVHGEPCAAQRCHFPQEETVQWVQCDDCDAWYHVACVGCSYSTIKDSSAEFHCGCQ